The following nucleotide sequence is from Halobacillus mangrovi.
GGTGACAAGTAAAAAATCAATGCTTCCAATGGAAGCCTCCTCCCCCAGAGAAGAATTAATCCATCTTACGCTCTAATTCCTCCAGCATGGAGATTAACCGGTCAATGTCCTCAACAGATGTTTCTTCTGGATCCAATTGTTCAATTCGTATCATAAAGTCCGATAGTCTTGTCTTTAAGTCCTGTATTCTCTCTTGTTGTGTCATAAAAAGTTAACTCCTTTTTTCATTCATCTCTGACCATTGTTATCATAGTATATCTCGTGCATTGTGTCTATCCTAAAATTAATGGAAACTGGACATGCTATAATACTAAGACGGACGGGAGGCATCGAATATGGATTTTTTTAATGATATTGACTTTGTAGAAATCATTACAAAGAGTATCACCATTAAAATCATCACTAGTGCAATCTTATTGTTCATTACAGTGGTTATTTTAAGAAAAATGATTCACTCATTTTTTAAACGTACGGATTTTATAGAAGAGCGCAGTGAACGGACATTAGAGTCCATGCTGAATTCCATTATTAGCTATGCAGCCATTATTACCTTTATTTTTATTGTGTTGTCAGAATTCACCTCAGTCGGACGGCTTTTGGCCGGTGCCGGGGTTATCGGCATCATTGTAGGCTTTGGTGCCCAAAGTTTAATCAAGGATTTTTTCGCAGGGTTGTTTCTGTTATATGAAAAACAGCTTCATAAAGGGGATTTCATTACGCTGAACAACACCTTTCACGGAACCGTTGAAGACATTGGTCTTCGCTTTCTGAAAATCCGTGAATGGAGCGGAAAGCTTTTGACGATCAGCAACGGGCAGATTCAGACGATAGAAAACTATAATTTCGAACATATGCGAGTCATCGAGGAAGTGACGACGAACTTTAGAGAAGATCCAAAAAAAGTATTTGCCGCCCTTGAAGAAGCCTGTGAGCGTATGAACGAAGATTTAGGCGAATACTTAAAAAAAGACTTGAAAGGAGATCCTGTGGAGCCGTTTCAAGTCTATGGCATGACATCTTTGAATGACCATTACCGCGGGTATCAGTACACGGTGACTGGGTTGGTGCAAGACCTTGTTTACTGGACCGCCGCAAAAGAAACGCGCCGTATGATCGCCGAAACAATATACAAACATGACATTGCGATGGCTGAACAGCGCGTTGAATTGAATGCTCATTCCTCTCAAAAAGAGGAGTGAGCCTATTATTTTAATTCAAATGAAAAGCTGACATGATCTTGAATCGGAATCCAGGCCCCTATCCCTTGTCGGGTGACGTTTTTTACACTCAACGTTTTTTTAGACCCTTTCAGTTTGATGTAAACATCTCCAAAAGCCACTTCTCCTTTTTCATTAACGGCTGGAGCGTATGCATGCAGGATGCCTACTTTATTCGTTGGAACAGCATAACTGTTGTTCTGTTTTGTACCTCTGCCAATCACTGTATTGAAGGAAAGCGGAAGTTTGGTATTCTTTTGTGCTTCAAGAAGAATCAGTTTCATCATTTGATCGCTGTGGCTGATTCTTGAAGTCAAGCCACCCTTGATCGACTTCTCTTCTTTCTGGACGTAATTGATCTTCTCAGTAGCCTCGCCACCGTGATTGTTCAGTTCGTTCACATTGATCTCCTGGTATTCCCAATTAATATTCGTTTCTTTGGACTCATAAGCCAACGGCCATCGACCTAGAAAAATTTCACCCCGATATCCAATTGCAAACGGTGACGGCTTCAACGTCGTCTCGTTCAACATTTCAATTAACTGTGGATTCGTAATACGAACATCCGTATCCTCCATTAGTTCTTTTGTTATCTCTTCCGCTTCCAACAGCTCTTGATCATCCGTCGAATTCGGATACGTATTATCTTTGGAGATATTCAAGACGTGGCTCGGAATCCCTTCCTCCTTTTTGCCGCTTTCCTTTTCGTCTGCGGCTATGGAAGTTCCACTCAATAGTGTATATAACCCAATAAGTATGATTAGTCCTAACCATTTCGGTTTCACAGCATGGACCACCCTTTCGTTTTTTCTTATTCTGTGAAAGATGGTCCCTCCCTATTCAAATCAAGAGAGCATTTTGTCCATAACACGTCTAGCTTTGGGGTCAAAAAATTGGATCGCTGGCCCGATACAAAGCAAAATAACCAGTGTCCCTAAACCGATAGGACCACCTAAAGCTAAAGCTAGAACAAGGGCGAAAACTTCTGTTAACGTCTTGGCGGTGGTTAAACTAAATCCAAACCTTTTTTGCAGGGCAACCATGAACCCATCGATCGGATTTAAGGAGAATTTCGGCTGTAAGTAAAGCGACACACCGAAGGCAATGATGATGATGCCGCCCAATAATACAAGGAGCTGTTTCCAAAACATATTTACCACAAACGAATCAAAAACTGTAAGCAGCCAAAAATCAATCATTTTACCGACAATAAGAATTGTAAAGACCGCTAAAAGATCAGGGCGTTCTTTTGCAATCAAAGCGTTGGTCACAATAAGAATCGCCCCAATAATGATTACCCAGTTTCCTATTGTTAAACCCACTGTCTCTGTTAAACCGACGTTCATTGCGTCCCATGCTCCGGCTCCTAAATCGGCTTTGATCGTCAAGGTGATACCAAGAGCAATCGTAATCAGCCCTGCTATGTAGAAAAACGCTTTAATACTGTAGTTCTTCATGTTTCTATACCCTCTTTCTTGTGCCAACTAATAAAAGATTTTATTGATATTCATTTGCTAAATTGCAGTTATATTTAATGAAAAAAAGTTTTATCCATAAAAAAAGAGCGCTTATCCAAATTCAGGATAAGGCTCTCTTCATTTTACTTAGAAAGCTCGATACACTCAAGTGTTTCTTCAACTTCAATACTATTTTGAACCGATTGAACCATTGAACAATTATTTCTGGATACATCTAGATTTTTCAAGAGCTTGTCTTGATTCAAGTGGTAGCCTTTGATGACATAGTGTAAATGAACTTTTTCGATTCGGTTGGCCTCATCAGCGTTACGCTTTACGTCTGCTGAAATTTTAATATCTTCATAGTCCACACGCTGTTTATCCAGGATCTTGCGAAATACACCGATGCTGCAGCCAGCGATGGAAGCAACCATCAATTGATAGGGGCGGAAGCCGAATGTCTCGTCGCCTGAGATGTTCAATTGTCCATATTCAAATGAAGTACGGACACCGTTGTCTTTTAAATAAAAATCCATTTCTATCCACTCCTTTTAAATAAGCCGGGCCTTTAGTTATATAATAACCGTTTTCGAAAGGGAAATAACCTGCACTGCGAAAGACTTGCCACGTTTCTTCCTATTGTTTACGATAATGAAGGTGAATTCAACAGGAAGGGGGGAAGATTTATCGTCTCCTCACACACACGATTTTGGATATTAATTGGACTCGTCACGATTTCAGGATTTTCACAGGGAATGCTTCTCCCATTAATTGCTGTCATCCTTGAACAGAATGGCATTTCATCATCCATTAATGGATTACATGCCACCGGCCTTTACATAGGGATATTGATTTCTTCACCATTTATGGAAAGACCCCTTCAGAAATATGGCTATAAGCCCGTCATTATGGTTGGAGGGGCATTAGTCTTTGTATCGTTACTGCTATTCCCTTTTTGGCAGGCACTCTGGTTTTGGTTCATCTTACGAGTCACCATAGGAATTGGAGATCAAATCCTCCACTTTGGAACTCAAACATGGATTACCGCTACGTCGGCTGAGCATTCGCGAGGAAAAAGCATTGCTTACTACGGACTTTTTTTCAGCCTCGGATTTACAGCTGGTCCGCTAATGACGAATTTGCTGGAGTGGAGTCTCTATGCTCCATTCTTAATCTCTTAAGTATGCTTGTCTGGCTCTTCATGATTTGGGTCAGAAATGACTCTCCCGCGAAAGACCTTACCACAGCTTATGGAACAAGTTCAATAAAAAGGTTTGCAAAAGCAATCAAGAAAGGCTGGGTCGCTTTTCTTCCGCCATTAGCATACGGGTTCTTAGAAGCT
It contains:
- a CDS encoding SE1561 family protein, whose amino-acid sequence is MTQQERIQDLKTRLSDFMIRIEQLDPEETSVEDIDRLISMLEELERKMD
- a CDS encoding mechanosensitive ion channel family protein translates to MDFFNDIDFVEIITKSITIKIITSAILLFITVVILRKMIHSFFKRTDFIEERSERTLESMLNSIISYAAIITFIFIVLSEFTSVGRLLAGAGVIGIIVGFGAQSLIKDFFAGLFLLYEKQLHKGDFITLNNTFHGTVEDIGLRFLKIREWSGKLLTISNGQIQTIENYNFEHMRVIEEVTTNFREDPKKVFAALEEACERMNEDLGEYLKKDLKGDPVEPFQVYGMTSLNDHYRGYQYTVTGLVQDLVYWTAAKETRRMIAETIYKHDIAMAEQRVELNAHSSQKEE
- a CDS encoding YfkD famly protein, whose protein sequence is MKPKWLGLIILIGLYTLLSGTSIAADEKESGKKEEGIPSHVLNISKDNTYPNSTDDQELLEAEEITKELMEDTDVRITNPQLIEMLNETTLKPSPFAIGYRGEIFLGRWPLAYESKETNINWEYQEINVNELNNHGGEATEKINYVQKEEKSIKGGLTSRISHSDQMMKLILLEAQKNTKLPLSFNTVIGRGTKQNNSYAVPTNKVGILHAYAPAVNEKGEVAFGDVYIKLKGSKKTLSVKNVTRQGIGAWIPIQDHVSFSFELK
- a CDS encoding YczE/YyaS/YitT family protein, coding for MKNYSIKAFFYIAGLITIALGITLTIKADLGAGAWDAMNVGLTETVGLTIGNWVIIIGAILIVTNALIAKERPDLLAVFTILIVGKMIDFWLLTVFDSFVVNMFWKQLLVLLGGIIIIAFGVSLYLQPKFSLNPIDGFMVALQKRFGFSLTTAKTLTEVFALVLALALGGPIGLGTLVILLCIGPAIQFFDPKARRVMDKMLS
- a CDS encoding OsmC family protein, translating into MDFYLKDNGVRTSFEYGQLNISGDETFGFRPYQLMVASIAGCSIGVFRKILDKQRVDYEDIKISADVKRNADEANRIEKVHLHYVIKGYHLNQDKLLKNLDVSRNNCSMVQSVQNSIEVEETLECIELSK